Proteins encoded by one window of Corynebacterium amycolatum:
- a CDS encoding AMP-binding protein — protein sequence MAAEMKAPEVPLGLQIKAFAQSIPPLLRTGALYMTPKTAPKILDYLRRLKFSVASLISMSALRYPDRLALVDDDGELTYSQLLDNSHALARALIDRGMTQKSSFGVIARNGRGIILPMAIKGFIGSEIMLMNIGSGPTQIRGVVDQNKAKFLFVDDEFLGNLPEDLDDVTVVITSVTKPETRKNAGKNFLFMEDLIEEGRTSNAKLDPKPEQGRIIIMSSGTTGIPKGVLRNEPKTPATVGAIAERIPWRRNMVIHQSASMFHAWGWANVLIGMATGSTIVTMRVFDPKKAVDQCEQYGCNGMISAAFFLRQIKDVLDEEPNRKIGPFRFIVSSGNAIPGWLVSALTHRFGPVICNFYGSTEAGLCSIASGADLAARPDSAGRPAIGAKVRILGDDGKEVEPGEVGMIHTAQELSFIGYLNKKDKFTTVDGLFQIGDLGRIDQDGYLYICGRSDDMVIKGGENVFPREVEEILGPVPGIADVFCHGSNENDEIFADLFLYVVREDNEAGKNLTEDMLREYVRETLAEHSTPDRVFFVDSLPRNAIGKVVPREVKAMHERLNLDAQ from the coding sequence ATGGCAGCTGAAATGAAGGCTCCGGAAGTACCACTTGGGCTCCAAATCAAGGCTTTTGCCCAGTCGATTCCACCACTCCTGCGTACCGGCGCCCTGTACATGACTCCGAAGACGGCGCCGAAGATCCTCGATTACCTGCGTCGCTTGAAGTTCTCCGTCGCCAGCCTTATTTCCATGAGTGCGCTGCGCTACCCGGATCGCCTCGCCCTTGTCGACGATGACGGTGAACTCACCTATTCTCAGCTGCTCGACAACTCTCACGCCCTGGCTCGCGCCTTGATAGACCGCGGCATGACCCAGAAGTCCAGCTTCGGCGTTATCGCACGTAACGGCCGCGGCATCATCCTGCCGATGGCCATCAAGGGATTCATCGGCTCCGAAATTATGCTGATGAATATCGGCTCTGGCCCGACTCAGATCCGCGGCGTCGTTGACCAGAATAAGGCCAAGTTCCTGTTCGTCGATGACGAGTTCCTGGGCAATCTGCCGGAAGACCTCGACGATGTCACCGTCGTTATTACCTCCGTGACCAAGCCGGAGACCCGCAAGAACGCAGGCAAGAACTTCCTGTTCATGGAAGACCTCATTGAAGAAGGTCGTACATCGAACGCCAAGTTAGATCCGAAGCCGGAGCAGGGACGCATCATCATCATGTCCTCCGGCACGACCGGCATCCCGAAGGGTGTCCTGCGCAATGAGCCGAAGACACCGGCAACTGTGGGTGCAATCGCCGAGCGTATTCCGTGGCGCCGCAACATGGTCATTCACCAGTCCGCATCCATGTTCCACGCCTGGGGCTGGGCAAATGTGCTGATTGGCATGGCTACCGGCTCCACCATTGTCACCATGCGTGTCTTCGACCCGAAGAAGGCTGTTGACCAGTGTGAGCAGTACGGCTGTAACGGCATGATTTCCGCGGCCTTCTTCCTGCGCCAGATTAAGGACGTTCTGGATGAGGAGCCGAACCGCAAGATTGGACCGTTCCGCTTCATCGTCTCCTCTGGTAACGCCATCCCGGGCTGGCTCGTCTCCGCGCTGACTCACCGCTTCGGTCCGGTTATCTGTAACTTCTACGGCTCCACCGAGGCCGGCCTGTGCTCCATCGCATCCGGCGCGGACCTCGCAGCTCGCCCGGACTCCGCAGGTCGACCGGCAATTGGCGCCAAGGTTCGCATCCTGGGTGACGACGGCAAGGAAGTCGAGCCGGGCGAGGTTGGCATGATCCACACCGCTCAGGAGCTCTCCTTCATCGGTTACCTGAACAAGAAGGACAAGTTCACCACCGTCGATGGCCTGTTCCAGATCGGTGACCTCGGCCGTATCGACCAGGACGGCTACCTGTACATCTGTGGTCGCTCCGACGACATGGTGATCAAGGGCGGCGAGAACGTCTTCCCACGCGAGGTCGAAGAAATTCTCGGCCCGGTGCCGGGCATCGCCGACGTCTTCTGCCACGGCAGCAACGAAAACGACGAGATTTTCGCTGACCTGTTCCTCTACGTTGTCCGCGAGGACAATGAGGCCGGCAAGAACCTCACCGAGGACATGCTGCGCGAGTACGTCCGCGAAACTCTGGCCGAGCACTCCACTCCGGACCGCGTCTTCTTCGTCGACTCCCTGCCGCGCAACGCCATCGGCAAGGTTGTCCCGCGCGAAGTCAAGGCAATGCACGAGCGCCTGAACCTGGACGCTCAGTAA
- a CDS encoding SDR family oxidoreductase — MSIDIAADTKIALVTGASRGIGLAVAKDLSRDHHVIVGATSAESAEKVASQLPSASVFVADLGDADAVNAEVAKLLEALGGRGLDVLVHSAGVYVDGDVAEVSRADWSRIMDINVVAVADLTRQLLPALRKAEGTLVTINSGSGFRASAGTSPYAASKFALRAFTDALREEERGAVRVSSVHPGRVDTDMQVQLQSNWHRDDADWRYDGTKFMRPESIAAAVRLAVDTGADANVDEIQVRPRG; from the coding sequence ATGAGCATCGATATTGCCGCTGATACCAAGATTGCCCTGGTCACGGGCGCAAGCCGTGGTATTGGCCTGGCGGTCGCTAAGGATCTCTCCCGTGATCACCACGTCATTGTGGGCGCTACCAGTGCTGAGTCTGCTGAGAAGGTGGCGTCGCAGTTGCCGTCGGCAAGCGTATTCGTTGCTGATCTGGGTGATGCCGACGCCGTAAACGCGGAAGTGGCAAAGCTGTTGGAGGCGCTCGGTGGGCGCGGGCTGGATGTGCTCGTGCACTCGGCGGGTGTGTACGTCGATGGGGACGTGGCGGAGGTTTCGCGTGCGGACTGGTCGCGGATCATGGACATCAACGTCGTCGCCGTCGCCGACCTGACCCGCCAGCTGCTGCCGGCGCTGCGCAAGGCGGAGGGCACGCTGGTGACCATCAACTCGGGCTCGGGATTCCGCGCTTCAGCTGGTACTTCGCCGTATGCGGCGTCGAAGTTCGCGCTGCGGGCCTTCACCGATGCGCTGCGCGAGGAAGAGCGTGGCGCGGTACGAGTCAGCTCCGTGCACCCCGGACGCGTCGATACCGATATGCAGGTTCAGCTGCAGTCGAATTGGCACCGCGATGATGCGGATTGGCGTTACGACGGCACGAAGTTCATGCGGCCTGAATCGATCGCAGCCGCAGTACGTCTGGCCGTTGATACCGGAGCGGATGCCAACGTGGATGAAATCCAGGTGCGCCCGCGCGGATAG
- a CDS encoding SDR family oxidoreductase: MTSETSTNGRKVAVVTGASSGIGAATAKQFAAEGFRVVLGARREDKLEAVAEEIRAAGGEATVYKVDVTSDDDVVALAKAEPRVDVLVNNAGGAWGMESVEDAVEEKWRWMYDVNVLGTLRVTRALLPALKTTSGIVLTVGSIAGRQVYTGGAGYNAAKHAERALVEVLRQEVAVDGVRVTEIDPGRVHTDFSLVRFDGDETKAAAVYDGVESLTADDVADIIVFAATRPNRVNIDFLQVTPIDQVGGAKPKK, translated from the coding sequence ATGACCTCTGAAACTTCAACTAATGGCAGGAAAGTAGCTGTAGTTACCGGTGCTTCTTCCGGTATTGGTGCAGCCACTGCCAAGCAGTTCGCAGCTGAAGGTTTTCGCGTTGTGTTGGGAGCCCGCCGCGAGGACAAGCTCGAGGCTGTCGCGGAGGAGATCCGCGCTGCCGGTGGTGAAGCGACAGTCTACAAGGTTGACGTCACCTCTGACGACGATGTGGTGGCGCTGGCTAAGGCTGAACCGCGTGTCGACGTGCTGGTAAACAACGCCGGTGGTGCCTGGGGCATGGAGTCGGTTGAAGACGCTGTCGAGGAAAAATGGCGTTGGATGTACGACGTCAACGTGCTGGGCACCCTGCGCGTCACCCGCGCACTGCTGCCCGCACTGAAGACCACCAGCGGCATTGTGCTCACCGTCGGCTCGATTGCCGGTCGCCAGGTCTACACCGGCGGTGCCGGCTACAACGCCGCCAAGCACGCTGAGCGCGCCCTGGTGGAAGTCCTGCGTCAAGAGGTTGCTGTCGATGGAGTGCGCGTCACCGAAATCGATCCGGGGCGCGTCCACACCGACTTCTCACTCGTGCGTTTCGACGGCGACGAGACCAAGGCCGCAGCGGTCTACGACGGCGTTGAGTCGCTGACCGCCGATGATGTTGCCGACATCATTGTGTTCGCGGCCACCCGCCCGAATCGCGTCAACATCGACTTCCTGCAGGTGACCCCCATCGACCAGGTGGGCGGCGCGAAGCCGAAGAAGTAA
- a CDS encoding FAD-dependent oxidoreductase, with the protein MSDQPHFPHLLSSLDVGPLTLRNRIIMGSMHSGLEDRTRDIPKLAAYLGRRAEGGVGLIVTGGYAPNIEGWLTPAGSMMASKRMADNHRRVTDLVHSHGSHIVLQVLHAGRYSYSPLARSANTGQSPISPFKAHRLTGFDVSRTIGAYVRAAKLAKRAGYDGIEVMGSEGYLLNQFLAERTNHRSDNWGGSAEARMRLPIEIVRRIRAEVGEDFLLQYRISLLDLVEDGQTWSETTELAQRLVEAGVDVFNTGIGWHEARVPTIVTSVPRAAFTDLTGRLRSLVDVPIAASNRINRPEVAEKILADGNADLISMARPLLADPDFAIKAGDGRADQINTCIACNQACLDHTFAAKRSTCLVNPKAAYETELVSVPVAKDKAKRVAVIGAGVAGLAFAEAAAQRGHQPEIFEAADQIGGQFNLAAQIPGKEDYGETLKYFSRRLEVLEVPVHLNTRADVDELKTKFDHVIVATGVTPRIPGIDGIDHEKVIRYDELLSGAKQAGNKVAVIGAGGIGVDVCEYLTRKPNQTIEAWKDAWGVGDPAEFRAGLTKPGTVSGAAEEFEVEREVHLLQRKTSRIGKGLGKTTGWVHRAEIKKAGVKQYTGVTYNRIDDEGLHITIDEKPQVIAVDNVIVCTGQVSNLDCLGDKDRESVTGENSNVTIIGGADVAAELDAKRAIRQAVEVALAL; encoded by the coding sequence ATGTCTGACCAGCCTCACTTCCCACATCTTCTCTCCTCTCTCGACGTCGGTCCTCTAACTCTGCGCAATCGCATCATCATGGGTTCAATGCACTCCGGTCTGGAAGATCGCACCCGTGATATCCCCAAGCTGGCTGCCTATCTGGGTCGGCGTGCCGAAGGTGGCGTGGGACTCATCGTCACCGGCGGTTATGCTCCCAACATCGAGGGTTGGCTGACTCCGGCCGGTTCGATGATGGCGTCGAAGCGCATGGCGGACAATCACCGCCGCGTTACTGACCTCGTGCACTCCCACGGCAGCCACATCGTGCTGCAGGTGCTGCACGCCGGTCGTTACAGCTACAGCCCGCTGGCTCGCTCCGCCAATACCGGTCAGTCACCGATTAGCCCGTTTAAGGCTCATCGCCTCACCGGCTTTGATGTCTCACGCACCATTGGCGCTTATGTTCGCGCCGCGAAGCTCGCGAAACGCGCTGGTTACGACGGCATTGAGGTTATGGGCTCCGAGGGTTACCTGCTCAACCAATTCCTGGCCGAGCGCACTAACCACCGCTCGGACAACTGGGGCGGCAGCGCCGAGGCTCGCATGCGTCTGCCCATCGAAATTGTTCGCCGCATTCGCGCCGAAGTGGGCGAGGACTTCCTGCTTCAGTACCGCATTTCGCTGCTTGACCTGGTGGAAGACGGCCAGACCTGGTCCGAGACCACTGAACTCGCGCAGCGTCTGGTCGAGGCTGGCGTCGATGTCTTCAACACCGGCATCGGCTGGCACGAAGCACGCGTCCCCACCATCGTTACGTCCGTGCCGCGCGCCGCATTCACGGATCTGACTGGTCGTCTCCGTTCGCTTGTCGACGTCCCGATCGCAGCCTCCAACCGAATCAACCGCCCTGAGGTTGCGGAGAAGATCCTCGCTGACGGCAATGCGGACCTGATTTCCATGGCCCGCCCACTGCTGGCTGACCCGGACTTCGCCATCAAGGCGGGCGATGGTCGAGCTGACCAGATCAACACCTGTATCGCCTGTAACCAGGCCTGCCTGGACCACACCTTCGCGGCCAAGCGCTCCACCTGTTTGGTCAACCCGAAGGCGGCTTACGAAACCGAGCTGGTATCCGTGCCGGTTGCGAAGGACAAGGCCAAGCGCGTCGCCGTCATCGGCGCTGGTGTGGCTGGACTCGCTTTCGCGGAAGCCGCAGCTCAGCGCGGTCACCAGCCGGAGATTTTCGAGGCCGCCGATCAGATTGGTGGCCAGTTCAACCTCGCCGCACAGATTCCGGGCAAGGAGGACTACGGCGAGACGCTGAAGTACTTCTCACGTCGCCTGGAGGTGCTCGAAGTTCCGGTTCACCTGAACACGCGTGCCGACGTCGACGAGCTCAAGACCAAGTTTGACCACGTGATTGTGGCCACGGGTGTCACCCCACGAATCCCGGGCATTGACGGTATCGACCACGAGAAGGTCATTCGCTACGACGAGCTGCTCTCGGGTGCGAAGCAGGCCGGTAACAAGGTGGCCGTCATCGGTGCTGGTGGTATCGGTGTGGACGTGTGTGAGTACCTCACGCGCAAGCCGAACCAGACCATCGAGGCCTGGAAGGACGCCTGGGGCGTCGGTGACCCAGCGGAGTTCCGCGCGGGTCTGACCAAGCCGGGCACGGTCTCTGGCGCAGCTGAGGAGTTTGAGGTCGAGCGCGAGGTGCACCTGCTGCAGCGCAAGACCTCCCGCATCGGCAAGGGCCTGGGCAAGACCACTGGTTGGGTTCACCGTGCGGAGATTAAGAAGGCCGGTGTCAAGCAGTACACCGGCGTCACCTACAACCGTATCGATGACGAGGGTCTACACATCACCATCGATGAAAAGCCACAGGTCATCGCAGTTGACAACGTGATTGTCTGTACTGGACAGGTATCCAATCTGGACTGCCTGGGCGACAAGGATCGCGAAAGCGTCACCGGCGAGAACTCCAATGTCACCATCATCGGCGGTGCAGACGTGGCCGCTGAGCTGGACGCAAAGCGTGCCATTCGCCAGGCCGTCGAGGTAGCGCTCGCGCTGTAG
- a CDS encoding nitroreductase family protein, whose amino-acid sequence MTSHSPRDQFATEFENIVRNRRATRVYADEPLDDADVRRLLELSLEAPSAFNIQSRAIVRIEDPEVRQKVVEAAGGQKQVANAPLLLAFIGEPTGWKRGIPRLVETNKATGLWDKVAAAEREASMTSFHEAREKKGLSREFAIRDAMIAASFAMVTASAFGWASSPMTGFSEQKVKEAIGAGDTDVAVALLLAIGVPGEFPAHPGRFEFEQRVYTDRYEG is encoded by the coding sequence ATGACTTCACATTCTCCGCGCGACCAGTTCGCCACCGAATTTGAGAACATCGTCCGCAACCGTCGTGCCACACGCGTCTATGCGGACGAACCTCTTGACGACGCTGACGTGCGCCGCCTCCTGGAGCTATCTTTGGAAGCTCCCAGCGCCTTTAACATTCAGTCCCGCGCGATTGTGCGTATCGAGGACCCTGAGGTGCGTCAGAAGGTAGTGGAAGCTGCCGGTGGTCAGAAGCAGGTTGCCAATGCGCCGCTGCTACTCGCTTTCATTGGTGAGCCGACCGGCTGGAAGCGCGGTATTCCGCGCCTGGTTGAGACCAACAAGGCCACTGGCCTGTGGGACAAAGTTGCCGCCGCTGAGCGGGAGGCCTCGATGACCTCCTTCCATGAGGCCCGCGAGAAAAAGGGTCTCTCCCGCGAGTTCGCAATCCGCGACGCCATGATTGCCGCTTCTTTCGCTATGGTCACTGCCAGCGCCTTTGGTTGGGCTAGCTCCCCGATGACGGGCTTTAGTGAGCAGAAGGTCAAGGAAGCTATCGGTGCCGGTGACACCGATGTGGCGGTAGCGCTGTTGCTGGCCATCGGTGTCCCGGGTGAGTTCCCGGCTCACCCGGGCCGTTTCGAGTTCGAGCAGCGCGTCTACACCGACCGCTACGAGGGGTAG
- a CDS encoding methylated-DNA--[protein]-cysteine S-methyltransferase yields the protein MVIAKVETPFGALGIATSARGVVEVNLLGPVLDDDPSAADPEAQAVAELAAQQFREYFAGQRREFALPLDCDVFTQDSFRARALTALRDVPYGQVVTYGELAEMAGSPRAARAAGSACATNPLGILIPCHRVVPASGGAGSFGAYAGGREMKRWLLELEGWPPANL from the coding sequence ATGGTGATTGCCAAGGTGGAAACGCCCTTCGGTGCGCTTGGAATCGCCACCTCCGCTCGCGGGGTCGTCGAAGTCAATCTCTTAGGTCCCGTGCTTGACGACGACCCCAGCGCCGCCGACCCCGAAGCGCAGGCGGTGGCGGAACTGGCGGCGCAGCAGTTCCGCGAGTATTTTGCCGGGCAGCGCCGTGAGTTTGCGCTGCCGCTGGACTGCGACGTATTCACGCAGGATTCTTTCCGCGCTCGTGCTCTGACCGCACTGCGCGATGTGCCGTATGGCCAGGTTGTGACCTATGGCGAGCTTGCCGAGATGGCCGGCTCACCCCGTGCCGCCAGGGCTGCCGGGTCGGCCTGTGCCACCAATCCGCTGGGTATTCTGATTCCCTGTCACCGCGTGGTGCCCGCCAGTGGGGGAGCGGGATCTTTCGGTGCCTATGCCGGTGGCCGTGAAATGAAGCGCTGGCTACTCGAACTCGAAGGTTGGCCACCCGCTAATCTCTAA
- a CDS encoding alpha/beta fold hydrolase, protein MTSEASTTSTGISRFSAKSPKLPEPCPRQDIIIPANDRVLLRGTMFRPKENPENIPNGIITVHSGTGVPQGFYHRFAETVAEKGYGVITYDYRGIGQSALKTDQNNEDIRMSDWITKDIPGVIEWAKETYPDVPHFAVGHAVGGHGIAYAGSEGTYDAAALVNCRGMRISKVPSVAGKVRAFFIFNILGPISGFITGHIPASAWRLAVEPPNGVMRQWARWARKEGYFFDDSEFDFANRFSKAPQPFLSIRVPDDYWTEESSADLITNVMSSAEKIEKRQAQPAGGKGVGYGGYFRSGHEKEWDELLDWFQTNKD, encoded by the coding sequence ATGACCTCCGAAGCCTCAACCACTTCCACTGGAATTAGCCGTTTTTCCGCGAAGAGCCCGAAGTTGCCGGAGCCGTGCCCTCGGCAGGACATCATTATCCCGGCTAATGACCGCGTCCTGCTGCGCGGAACCATGTTCCGCCCGAAGGAGAACCCAGAGAACATTCCCAACGGCATCATCACCGTTCACTCCGGTACCGGTGTGCCGCAGGGTTTCTACCACCGTTTCGCTGAGACCGTGGCAGAAAAGGGCTACGGCGTTATCACCTATGACTACCGCGGAATTGGCCAGTCCGCTCTGAAGACTGACCAGAACAATGAAGACATCCGGATGTCGGACTGGATTACCAAGGATATTCCGGGTGTGATCGAGTGGGCCAAGGAGACCTACCCGGACGTGCCGCACTTCGCTGTCGGCCACGCGGTTGGTGGTCACGGCATCGCCTACGCCGGCTCCGAGGGCACCTATGACGCAGCAGCACTGGTCAACTGCCGCGGTATGCGTATTTCCAAGGTGCCGTCCGTGGCGGGCAAGGTCCGCGCATTCTTCATCTTTAACATTCTGGGCCCGATAAGCGGTTTCATTACTGGCCACATTCCGGCGTCGGCGTGGCGTCTGGCTGTTGAACCGCCGAACGGTGTCATGCGTCAGTGGGCGCGCTGGGCTCGCAAGGAAGGCTACTTCTTCGACGATTCCGAGTTTGACTTCGCTAATCGCTTCTCCAAGGCTCCGCAGCCGTTCCTGTCCATCCGCGTTCCGGATGATTACTGGACTGAGGAGTCCTCGGCAGACCTGATTACCAATGTGATGAGCTCTGCTGAAAAGATTGAAAAGCGTCAGGCTCAGCCGGCTGGCGGCAAGGGTGTGGGGTACGGTGGTTACTTCCGCTCCGGTCACGAGAAGGAGTGGGACGAGCTGCTGGACTGGTTCCAGACCAACAAGGACTAA
- a CDS encoding cation diffusion facilitator family transporter — MQDLSRFGWLSVGAAVVTIALKFWGYTLTGSVGLLSDATESIVNLVAAVVAIIVLKVIARPADRDHEFGHSKAEYFSAGLEGAMIFVAAAAIIYVSIERLVHPQPIEQIGLGLIVTVIASVVNGAVALILLRAGRQHNSLALTADGKHLMTDVWTSAGVLAGVALVWITGLWWLDPIIALAVAVNILVTGFKLLRDSGNGLMDKAMEGEDRVAVDEILASHRNRSRGIDVHEIRTRVSGHQQFIEFHVLVPGAWSVERGHDVLTAMEDELRERFPGVHISSHLEPIEDERAYGDVQL; from the coding sequence ATGCAGGACTTATCTCGTTTTGGTTGGCTTTCAGTGGGGGCGGCGGTCGTCACCATCGCGCTGAAGTTTTGGGGCTACACTCTAACCGGATCGGTGGGCCTGCTTTCCGACGCGACGGAGTCGATTGTCAATCTGGTTGCGGCAGTTGTCGCAATTATTGTGCTCAAGGTTATCGCGCGGCCCGCGGACCGCGACCATGAGTTCGGCCATTCCAAGGCAGAGTACTTCTCGGCCGGGCTGGAAGGTGCCATGATCTTCGTGGCGGCGGCGGCGATTATTTATGTCTCTATCGAGCGTTTGGTGCACCCGCAGCCGATTGAGCAGATCGGCCTGGGCCTCATCGTGACCGTGATTGCCTCGGTGGTTAATGGTGCGGTGGCGCTGATTCTGCTTAGGGCCGGGCGTCAGCATAACTCCCTGGCGCTGACCGCCGACGGCAAGCATCTTATGACCGATGTGTGGACCTCCGCCGGTGTTCTGGCGGGTGTGGCTCTGGTGTGGATTACTGGCCTGTGGTGGCTCGACCCGATTATCGCGCTGGCGGTGGCCGTAAACATCCTGGTCACCGGTTTCAAGCTGCTGCGCGATTCCGGTAACGGCCTGATGGACAAGGCCATGGAGGGCGAGGACCGCGTGGCGGTGGACGAGATTTTGGCCTCGCACCGCAATCGGAGTCGGGGCATTGACGTTCACGAGATTCGCACTCGTGTGTCGGGGCATCAGCAGTTCATTGAGTTCCATGTGCTGGTGCCGGGCGCGTGGAGCGTCGAGCGCGGCCACGATGTGCTCACTGCGATGGAGGATGAGCTGCGGGAGCGCTTCCCGGGTGTGCATATTTCCTCGCATCTGGAGCCGATCGAGGACGAACGCGCCTATGGGGATGTGCAGTTGTAA
- a CDS encoding ATP-dependent RNA helicase, translated as MSTDFQFNLQNISAGLPFASQLASLADAVRDHDVVVQAPPGTGKTTLVPPAVANTLGGRIVVTAPRRVAVRSAARRLAQLSGTKLGGEVGYSVRGDAKVSRATRVEFVTPGVLLRRLLRDGDVDASAVLIDEVHERGLDTDLVLAMVRDLRDIRDDLRLVAMSATVDAPKFAALLGGSTPAPIVAAEAAIHPLDIRYSPFPQRLDARGVTDDFLQHVAAQTRTMVEEAAGDVLVFLPGIREVERCAGYIADASDATVLTLHGQQSSEEQDRVFRRQADGRRVIVSTAIAESSVTVPGVRAVVDACLTRGPRLDIARGFSGLVTSSCAQSSANQRAGRAGREGPGIVVRCVSQSEFASFPAWPAPEIEVADLTQALLDAAAWGTPGMQGLKLLDAPPPHHTEAANRILAGLGAVDETGDITELGRTLATLPVHPRMGRALLTATAMMPEHAGAVARAVEKLTDARGLAKQVRRIELDTEAPANLLSSDIPALVTALAWPDFIGRRRSVNSDEYLFTGGTAAELARGSDLHGHEWIAAADISRLSHGRALIRDGEAIDMEIAMLAAGHLVRTETTARVEQGRVRARERDLLGAIELSSRQVSPTPEQCIAANSAWLAGTLADASPNLDRDTEQLRRRMAFLHTHRGAPWPDVSPAGLAAQAELLFAGELDRPTPPTLDAEHLRRLLPWPEATDFDRLVPERLEVPSGSKIRLEYPEDPTDEEAQIVLAVKLQECFGLAETPQVLEKPVTMHLLSPAQRPLAVTGDLESFWNGAYAQVRSEMRGRYPKHPWPENPWEEQATARTKRRR; from the coding sequence ATGAGCACCGATTTCCAGTTCAATTTGCAGAACATTTCTGCAGGCCTGCCGTTCGCGTCGCAGCTCGCCTCGCTTGCCGATGCCGTGCGCGACCACGACGTAGTAGTCCAGGCCCCACCGGGTACCGGCAAGACCACTTTGGTTCCACCGGCGGTGGCCAACACCCTAGGCGGACGCATTGTAGTCACGGCTCCCCGGCGCGTGGCGGTGCGCTCGGCGGCGCGGCGGTTGGCCCAACTGTCGGGCACGAAGCTCGGTGGGGAAGTTGGTTACTCGGTGCGTGGCGACGCCAAAGTCTCCCGCGCCACCCGCGTGGAGTTTGTCACTCCCGGTGTGCTGCTGCGTCGACTGCTGCGCGACGGCGACGTGGATGCCAGCGCGGTGCTCATCGACGAGGTGCACGAGCGCGGCTTGGACACCGACCTGGTGTTGGCGATGGTGCGCGACTTGCGGGATATCCGCGATGACCTGCGCCTTGTCGCTATGTCTGCGACGGTGGACGCACCGAAGTTCGCGGCCTTGCTCGGTGGCTCCACCCCGGCTCCCATTGTGGCGGCGGAGGCGGCAATCCACCCGCTGGATATTCGCTACTCGCCCTTCCCACAGCGGCTGGATGCGCGCGGTGTGACCGACGATTTCCTGCAGCACGTGGCAGCGCAGACCAGGACAATGGTGGAGGAAGCCGCCGGTGATGTGCTGGTTTTCCTCCCCGGGATCCGCGAGGTGGAACGCTGCGCAGGCTATATCGCCGACGCCTCAGATGCGACAGTGCTAACGCTGCATGGCCAGCAGAGCTCCGAAGAGCAGGACCGCGTGTTCCGTCGACAAGCGGACGGTAGGCGCGTGATTGTGTCCACCGCGATTGCGGAATCATCCGTGACCGTGCCGGGCGTGCGCGCCGTTGTCGACGCCTGCCTCACGCGCGGGCCGCGACTCGACATCGCGCGTGGCTTCTCCGGCCTGGTCACCAGCTCGTGTGCGCAGTCCTCCGCGAACCAGCGCGCGGGCCGTGCGGGACGTGAGGGCCCGGGCATCGTGGTGCGCTGCGTCTCTCAGTCGGAGTTCGCGTCCTTTCCCGCCTGGCCCGCGCCGGAAATCGAGGTCGCCGACCTGACCCAAGCGCTCCTCGACGCCGCCGCGTGGGGCACGCCAGGGATGCAGGGACTCAAGCTTCTCGACGCCCCACCACCCCACCACACGGAGGCTGCAAACCGCATTCTCGCTGGCCTGGGTGCTGTTGATGAGACCGGTGACATCACGGAGCTCGGACGCACCCTGGCTACCCTGCCGGTGCATCCACGCATGGGACGCGCGCTGCTGACCGCCACGGCCATGATGCCGGAGCACGCCGGCGCGGTCGCACGCGCGGTGGAGAAACTCACCGATGCCCGCGGCTTGGCCAAGCAGGTGCGCCGCATTGAGCTGGATACTGAAGCCCCCGCCAACCTGCTGTCCTCGGACATCCCCGCGCTGGTCACGGCCCTGGCCTGGCCGGATTTCATCGGGCGACGGCGCAGTGTGAACTCCGACGAGTACCTCTTCACCGGCGGCACCGCAGCGGAACTCGCCCGCGGTTCTGACTTGCACGGCCACGAGTGGATCGCGGCCGCCGACATCTCGCGGCTCTCCCACGGTCGTGCGCTAATCCGCGACGGCGAGGCAATCGACATGGAAATCGCCATGCTCGCCGCCGGCCACCTCGTCCGCACGGAGACCACGGCGCGCGTCGAACAGGGCCGCGTTCGCGCCCGTGAGCGCGACCTGCTCGGCGCCATCGAGCTGTCCTCCCGCCAGGTCTCCCCGACGCCCGAGCAGTGCATTGCCGCCAACTCCGCCTGGCTTGCCGGCACGCTTGCCGACGCCAGCCCCAACCTCGACCGCGACACCGAACAGCTCCGCCGCCGCATGGCCTTTCTCCACACTCATCGCGGTGCCCCATGGCCGGATGTCTCCCCCGCAGGGCTTGCGGCCCAGGCCGAGCTCCTCTTCGCTGGCGAGCTGGACCGCCCGACCCCTCCGACTTTGGATGCCGAGCATCTCCGCCGCCTGCTGCCCTGGCCGGAGGCCACGGACTTCGACCGGCTGGTACCCGAACGCCTGGAGGTCCCATCCGGTTCGAAGATTCGCCTGGAGTACCCGGAGGACCCCACCGACGAAGAGGCGCAGATTGTCCTGGCTGTGAAGTTGCAGGAGTGCTTTGGCCTGGCGGAGACCCCGCAGGTATTGGAAAAGCCGGTGACAATGCATTTGCTGTCACCGGCTCAGCGACCACTCGCGGTCACTGGAGACTTGGAAAGTTTCTGGAATGGCGCCTACGCACAGGTTCGCTCCGAGATGCGGGGCCGTTACCCCAAGCATCCGTGGCCGGAGAACCCGTGGGAGGAGCAGGCTACTGCGAGAACGAAGCGCCGTCGTTAA